Proteins from a genomic interval of Callospermophilus lateralis isolate mCalLat2 chromosome 1, mCalLat2.hap1, whole genome shotgun sequence:
- the Tes gene encoding testin, with product MDLDTKMKKMGLGHEQGFGAPCLKCKEKCEGFELHFWRKICRNCKCGQEEHDVLLSNEEDRKVGKLFEDTKYTTLIAKLKSDGIPMYKRNVMILTNPVAAKKNVSINTVTYEWAPPVQNQALARQYMQMLPKDKQPVAGSEGAQYRKKQLAKQLPAHDQDPSKCHELSPKEVKEMEQFVKKYKNEALGVGDVKLPYEMDTQGPDKMYIPGGDRNTPITVGTMENESAEHKKKQYSCFCCKLSMKEGDPAIYAERAGYDKLWHPACFVCSTCSELLVDMIYFWKNGKLYCGRHYCDSEKPRCAGCDELIFSNEYTQAENQNWHLKHFCCFDCDNILAGEIYVMVNDKPVCKPCYVKNHAVVCQGCHNAIDPEVQRVTYNNFSWHATTECFLCSCCSKSLIGQKFMPVEGMVFCSIECKKLMS from the exons ATGGGCTTAGGTCATGAGCAAGGATTTGGAGCTCCCTGtttaaaatgcaaagaaaaatgtGAAGGATTTGAACTGCACTTCTGGAG aaaaatatgCCGTAATTGCAAGTGTGGCCAAGAAGAGCATGATGTCCTCTTGAGCAATGAAGAGGACCGAAAAGTGGGGAAACTTTTTGAAGACACCAAGTACACCACCCTAATTGCAAAGCTAAAATCAGATGGAATTCCCATGTATAAACGCAATGTTATGATATTGACCAATCCAGTTGCTGCCAAGAAGAATGTCTCCATCAATACTGTTACCTATGAGTGGGCTCCTCCTGTCCAGAATCAAGCATTG GCCAGACAGTACATGCAGATGCTGCCTAAGGATAAGCAGCCAGTGGCAGGCTCAGAGGGGGCACAGTACCGGAAAAAGCAGCTGGCAAAGCAGCTCCCTGCACATGACCAGGACCCTTCCAAGTGCCATGAGTTATCTCCCAAAGAGGTGAAGGAGATGGAACAGTTTGTGAAGAAATACAAGAACGAGGCTCTGGGAGTAGGAGATGTCAAACTTCCCTATGAGATGGACACTCAAGGACCTGACAAAATGTACATTCCTGGTGGGGACAGAAATACCCCAATAACAGTGGGGACCATGGAGAATGAATCTGcagaacacaaaaaaaaacaatac TCCTGCTTTTGCTGCAAACTGAGTATGAAGGAAGGTGACCCAGCCATCTATGCTGAAAGGGCTGGCTATGATAAACTGTGGCACCCAGCTTGTTTTGTCTGCAGTACCTGCTCTGAACTCCTGGTTGACATGATTTATTTCTGGAAGAATGGGAAGCTGTACTGTGGCAGACATTACTGTGACAGCGAGAAACCACGATGTGCTGGCTGTGATGAG CTTATATTCAGCAATGAGTACACCCAGGCCGAAAACCAAAACTGGCATCTGAAACACTTCTGCTGCTTTGACTGTGACAACATCCTAGCCGGGGAAATATATGTAATGGTCAATGACAAGCCTGTATGCAAGCCCTGCTATGTGAAGAATCATGCTGTG GTGTGTCAAGGATGCCACAATGCCATCGATCCAGAAGTGCAACGCGTGACCTACAACAACTTCAGCTGGCATGCAACCACAGAGTGCTTTCTGTGCTCCTGCTGCAGCAAGAGCCTCATTGGGCAGAAGTTCATGCCCGTAGAAGGGATGGTTTTCTGTTCGATAGAGTGCAAGAAATTAATGTCTTAG